One genomic window of Motacilla alba alba isolate MOTALB_02 chromosome 1, Motacilla_alba_V1.0_pri, whole genome shotgun sequence includes the following:
- the LOC119708908 gene encoding toll-like receptor 7, with protein sequence MVPCAKMSNALPFILLFIFPMLLSGAWFPKTLPCDVKSSEDTVTVDCTDRRITEVPRGIPGNATNLTLSINHIPHIYPTSFDRLENLQEIDFRCNCVPVKMGPKDHVCTSPLKIENGSFAALTRLKSLYLDANQLAEIPRGLPATLTLLSLEANHIFSIQKASFSELGNIEVLYLGQNCYYRNPCNVSFEIEETAFLALKKLTTLSLKSNNITQVPPNLSPTLKELYIYNNMIQEIQERDFSGLHNLEILDLSGNCPRCYNAPYPCIPCPKSSIQIHSKAFDSLENLRILRLHSNSLQSIPSSWFKNIKNLKELDLSQNFLVKEIGDAQFLTFLPSLVQLDLSFNFELKVYSPFLNLSKTFSSLSNLETLRLKGYVFKELRAQDLHPLLGLRNLTMLDLGTNFIKVADMTVLEQFPALKFIDLSVNKISPSSGKSNFYGFCSNPGISVEQYNRQVHQEMHYFRYDVYGRSCHSKDIEASSYQSLVKEDCLNYGKTLDLSRNNVFFVNPSDFQGLSSLKCLNLSGNAISQTLNGSEFSYLSELKYLDFSNNRVDLLYQTAFKELKLLEILDLSNNKYYFMAEGVTHVLSFMKNLVHLRKLMMNENDISTTINTGMESQSLRILEFRGNRLDALWMDGNSRYLSFFKNLTSLEELDISFNSLSFLPHSVFEEMPPSLKILNLTNNRLKSFIWGNLPSLKNLVTLDLSNNLLTNVPRELSNCTSSLQELMLRNNRIHMLTKYFLRGAFQLRYLDLSSNKIQIIKRSSFPENVINNLKMLLLHGNPFKCNCEAVWFVWWINRTQVTIPLLATDVTCAGPGAHKGRSVVFLDLYTCELDTSYLILYALSASAILALMVFTVMSHLYFWDVWYSYHYCTARLKGYQRLSSPDACYDAFIAYDSEDPAVNEWVLQELVERLENQKARQFNLCLEGRDWLPGQPVFDNLSQSIQLSKKTIFVLTNRYIKSGRFKTTFYMAHQRLLDEKMDVIILVFLEKVLQKSRYVRLRKRLCRSSVLEWPTNPQSQPYFWQCLKNSIAMSNSLAYNKLLQETV encoded by the coding sequence GTACCTTGTGCAAAGATGTCAAATGCGTTGCCATTTATCTTGCTCTTCATATTCCCAATGCTGCTGTCAGGGGCTTGGTTTCCCAAAACTTTACCCTGTGATGTTAAATCTTCAGAAGATACTGTGACAGTGGACTGCACCGACCGGCGCATTACAGAAGTCCCCAGAGGGATCCCTGGAAACGCTACCAACCTTACCCTGAGTATTAACCATATTCCCCACATCTACCCAACATCCTTTGATCGTCTTGAAAACCTCCAGGAGATTGACTTCAGATGCAACTGTGTACCTGTCAAAATGGGCCCCAAAGACCACGTGTGCACCAGCCCACTGAAAATTGAGAACGGCAGTTTTGCTGCCCTGACAAGATTGAAGTCATTGTATTTGGATGCAAACCAGCTGGCAGAAATACCTCGAGGTCTTCCTGCTACTTTAACCTTGCTGAGCCTGGAAGCAAACCATATCTTTTCTATCCAAAAAGCCAGCTTCTCAGAGCTAGGAAACATAGAGGTATTGTATCTTGGACAGAACTGTTACTATCGCAATCCATGCAATGTTTCCTTTGAAATTGAGGAAACAGCCTTCCTGGCGCTGAAAAAGTTGACAACACTATCCCTGAAGTCCAACAACATAACACAAGTGCCACCCAATTTGTCACCTACTTTAAAGGAATTGTATATTTACAACAACATGATTCAAGAGATTCAAGAACGGGATTTCAGTGGCCTTCACAACCTAGAAATTCTCGACCTAAGTGGCAATTGCCCACGTTGCTATAATGCTCCATATCCTTGCATTCCCTGTCCCAAGAGCTCGATTCAGATACACTCAAAGGCTTTTGACTCCTTGGAAAATTTAAGGATTTTGCGGCTTCACAGTAACTCTCTTCAGAGCATACCCAGCAGCTGGTTTAAAAACATCAAGAATCTCAAAGAACTTGACCTCTCCCAAAATTTCCTTGTGAAGGAGATTGGAGATGCTCAGTTCTTGACATTTCTCCCCAGCCTTGTGCAGCTTGATCTGTCCTTTAACTTTGAGCTGAAGGTGTATTCTCCCTTCTTGAATCTTTCTAAGacattttcctccctctctaACCTGGAAACCCTGAGGCTCAAGGGTTATGTCTTTAAAGAACTGAGGGCACAAGATCTACATCCACTGCTCGGTCTTAGGAATCTAACCATGTTGGATCTCGGGACTAATTTTATTAAAGTTGCAGACATGACAGTGTTGGAACAATTCCCAGCTCTTAAGTTCATTGACCTCTCAGTGAATAAAATTTCTCCTTCTTCAGGGAAAAGCAACTTCTATGGATTTTGCTCTAATCCTGGCATTTCAGTCGAGCAATACAACAGGCAAGTACATCAAGAGATGCATTATTTCAGGTATGATGTGTATGGGCGAAGTTGCCATTCCAAAGATATAGAGGCTTCTTCCTACCAATCTTTAGTTAAGGAAGATTGCCTTAACTATGGAAAAACTCTGGATTTAAGCagaaacaatgtattttttgttaacCCCTCGGACTTCCAGGGACTTAGCTCCCTCAAATGTCTCAACTTGTCAGGTAATGCAATAAGTCAAACTTTAAATGGAAGTGAATTCTCTTACTTGTCTGAGTTGAAATATCTGGATTTTTCTAACAACAGGGTTGATTTACTTTACCAAACTGCTTTCAAAGAACTAAAACTCTTAGAAATTCTAGATCTGAGCAATAACAAATATTACTTTATGGCAGAAGGTGTTACTCATGTGCTTAGTTTTATGAAAAACCTAGTCCATTTGAGGAAGCTGATGATGAACGAGAATGACATTTCTACAACTATTAATACAGGAATGGAAAGTCAATCTCTCCGAATTTTAGAGTTCAGAGGAAATCGTTTAGATGCGTTATGGATGGATGGCAATTCTAGATACTTATCCTTCTTCAAGAATCTGACCAGCCTGGAAGAACTAGATATTTCCTTCAACTCACTCAGTTTTTTGCCTCATAGTGTTTTTGAAGAAATGCCTCCCAGTCTCAAGATCCTCAACTTAACTAATAATCGACTGAAGAGTTTTATCTGGGGAAACCTCCCCTCTCTGAAGAACCTAGTAACTCTAGACCTGAGCAATAACCTTCTGACTAATGTTCCTCGAGAACTGTCCAATTGCACTTCATCTCTCCAAGAACTGATGCTCCGAAACAATCGCATTCATATGCtaaccaaatattttcttagagGAGCTTTTCAATTGAGGTACTTGGACCTCAGCTCAAACAAGATTCAAATAATTAAGAGATCTAGCTTCCCTGAAAATGTCATTAACAACCTGAAGATGCTGCTTTTGCACGGCAATCCTTTTAAGTGTAACTGTGAGGCTGTGTGGTTTGTCTGGTGGATCAATCGGACGCAGGTGACCATTCCTCTTCTGGCCACGGACGTCACCTGTGCTGGCCCAGGGGCACATAAGGGAAGGAGCGTGGTTTTCTTGGATCTGTACACCTGCGAGCTGGACACATCGTATTTGATCCTGTATGCTCTGTCAGCTTCAGCCATCCTTGCCTTAATGGTGTTCACAGTGATGAGCCATCTCTACTTCTGGGATGTGTGGTACAGCTACCATTACTGCACTGCCAGGCTGAAGGGCTATCAGCGCTTGTCTTCTCCAGACGCTTGCTACGATGCCTTCATTGCCTACGACAGTGAGGACCCAGCTGTGAACGAGTGGGTGCTGCAAGAGCTGGTTGAAAGGCTGGAAAACCAAAAAGCCAGGCAGTTCAATTTATGCCTGGAAGGAAGGGACTGGCTCCCAGGACAGCCCGTCTTTGACAACCTTTCCCAGAGCATTCAGCTGAGCAAAAAGACCATATTTGTGCTGACCAACAGGTATATTAAAAGTGGCCGCTTCAAGACAACATTTTATATGGCTCATCAGCGGCTTCTGGATGAAAAAATGGATGTCATTATCTTGGTATTTCTTGAGAAGGTTTTGCAGAAGTCCCGCTATGTTCGTCTGAGGAAGAGGCTGTGCAGAAGTTCAGTCCTGGAATGGCCAACTAATCCTCAATCTCAGCCCTACTTCTGGCAGTGCCTGAAAAATTCCATAGCTATGAGCAATTCTCTGGCTTATAACAAGCTTCTCCAAGAAACTGTTTAG
- the LOC119706426 gene encoding toll-like receptor 7 isoform X1 has protein sequence MKRKKVPCAKMSNALPFILLFIFPMLLSGAWFPKTLPCDVKSSEDTVTVDCTDRRITEVPRGIPGNATNLTLSINHIPHIYPTSFDRLENLQEIDFRCNCVPVKLGPKNHVCTSPLKIENGSFAALTRLKSLYLDANQLAEIPRGLPATLTLLSLEANHIFSIQKASFSELGNIEVLYLGQNCYYRNPCNVSFEIEETAFLELKKLTTLSLKSNNITQVPPNLSPTLKELYIYNNMIQEIQERDFSGLHNLEILDLSGNCPRCYDAPYPCIPCPKSSIQIHSKAFDSLENLRILRLHSNSLQSIPSSWFKNIKNLKELDLSQNFLMREIGDAQFLTFLPSLVQLDLSFNFELKVYSPFLNLSKTFSSLSNLETLRLKGYVFKELRAQDLRPLLGLRNLTMLDLGTNFIKVADMTVLEQFPALKFIDLSVNKISPSSGKSNFYGFCSNPGISVEQYNRQVQQELHYFRYDEYERSCRSKDIEASSYQSLVKEDCLNYGKTLDLSRNNVFFVNPSDFQGLSSLKCLNLSDNAISQTLNGSEFSYLSELKYLDFSNNRVDLLYQTAFKELKLLEILDLSNNKYYFMAEGVTHVLSFMKNLVHLRKLMMNENDISTTINTGMESQSLRILEFRGNRLDALWMDGNARYLSFFKNLTSLEELDISFNSLSFLPHSVFEEMPSSLKILNLTNNQLKSFIWGNLPSLKNLVTLDLSNNLLTNVPRELSNCTSSLQELMLRNNRIHMLTKHFLRGAFQLRYLDLSSNKIEIIKKSSFPENVINNLKMLLLHGNPFKCNCEAVWFVWWINQTQVTIPLLATDVTCAGPGAHKGRSVVFLDLYTCELDTSYLILYALSASAILALMVFTVMSHLYFWDVWYSYHYCTARLKGYRRLSSPDACFDAFIAYDSEDPAVNEWVLQELVERLENQKARQFNLCLEGRDWLPGQPVFDNLSQSIQLSKKTIFVLTNRYIKSGRFKTTFYMAHQRLLDEKMDVIILVFLEKVLQKSRYVRLRKRLCRSSVLEWPTNPQSQPYFWQCLKNATATSNSLAYNKLLQETV, from the exons ATGAAGAGAAAGAAG GTACCTTGTGCAAAGATGTCAAATGCATTGCCATTTATCTTGCTCTTCATATTCCCAATGCTGCTGTCAGGGGCTTGGTTTCCCAAAACTTTACCCTGTGATGTTAAATCTTCAGAAGATACTGTGACAGTGGACTGCACCGACCGGCGCATTACAGAAGTCCCCAGAGGGATCCCTGGAAACGCTACCAACCTTACCCTGAGTATTAACCATATTCCCCACATCTACCCAACATCCTTTGATCGTCTTGAAAACCTCCAGGAGATTGACTTCAGATGCAACTGTGTACCTGTCAAACTGGGGCCCAAAAATCACGTGTGCACCAGCCCACTGAAAATTGAGAATGGCAGTTTTGCTGCCCTGACAAGACTGAAGTCATTGTATTTGGATGCAAACCAGCTGGCAGAAATACCTCGAGGTCTTCCTGCTACTTTAACCTTGCTGAGCCTGGAAGCAAACCATATCTTTTCTATCCAAAAAGCCAGCTTCTCAGAGCTAGGAAACATAGAGGTATTGTATCTTGGACAGAACTGTTACTATCGCAATCCATGCAATGTTTCCTTTGAAATTGAGGAAACAGCCTTCCTGGAGCTGAAAAAGTTGACAACGCTATCCCTGAAGTCCAACAACATAACACAAGTGCCACCCAATTTGTCACCTACTTTAAAGGAATTGTATATTTACAACAACATGATTCAAGAGATTCAAGAACGGGATTTCAGTGGGCTTCACAACCTAGAAATTCTCGACCTAAGTGGCAATTGCCCACGTTGCTATGATGCTCCATATCCTTGCATTCCCTGTCCTAAGAGCTCGATTCAGATACACTCAAAGGCTTTTGACTCCTTGGAAAATTTAAGGATTTTGCGGCTTCACAGTAACTCTCTTCAGAGCATACCCAGCAGCTGGTTTAAAAACATCAAGAATCTCAAAGAACTTGACCTCTCCCAAAATTTCCTCATGAGGGAGATTGGAGATGCTCAGTTCTTGACATTTCTCCCCAGCCTTGTGCAGCTTGATCTGTCCTTTAACTTTGAGCTGAAGGTGTATTCTCCCTTCTTGAATCTTTCTAAGacattttcctccctctctaACCTGGAAACCCTGAGGCTCAAGGGTTATGTCTTTAAAGAACTGAGGGCACAAGATCTACGTCCACTGCTCGGTCTTAGGAATCTAACCATGTTGGATCTCGGGACTAATTTTATTAAAGTTGCAGACATGACAGTGTTGGAACAATTCCCAGCTCTTAAGTTCATTGACCTCTCAGTGAATAAAATTTCTCCTTCTTCGGGGAAAAGCAACTTCTATGGATTTTGCTCTAATCCTGGCATTTCAGTCGAGCAATACAACAGGCAAGTACAACAAGAGTTGCATTATTTCAGGTATGATGAGTATGAACGAAGTTGCCGTTCCAAAGACATAGAGGCTTCTTCCTACCAATCTTTAGTTAAGGAAGATTGCCTTAACTATGGAAAAACTCTGGATTTAAGCagaaacaatgtattttttgttaacCCCTCAGACTTCCAGGGACTTAGCTCCCTCAAATGTCTCAACTTGTCAGATAATGCAATAAGTCAAACTTTAAATGGAAGTGAATTCTCTTACTTGTCTGAGTTGAAATATCTGGATTTTTCTAACAACAGGGTTGATTTACTTTACCAAACTGCTTTCAAAGAACTAAAACTCTTAGAAATTCTAGATCTGAGCAATAACAAATATTACTTTATGGCAGAAGGTGTTACTCATGTGCTTAGTTTTATGAAAAACCTAGTCCATTTGAGGAAGCTGATGATGAACGAGAATGACATTTCTACCACTATTAATACAGGAATGGAAAGTCAATCTCTTCGAATTTTAGAGTTCAGAGGAAATCGTTTAGATGCTTTATGGATGGATGGCAATGCTAGATATTTATCCTTCTTCAAGAATCTGACCAGCCTGGAAGAACTAGATATTTCCTTCAACTCACTCAGTTTTTTGCCTCATAGTGTGTTTGAAGAAATGCCTTCCAGTCTCAAGATCCTCAACTTAACTAATAATCAACTGAAGAGTTTTATCTGGGGAAACCTCCCCTCTCTGAAGAACCTAGTAACTCTAGACCTGAGCAATAACCTTCTGACTAATGTTCCCCGAGAACTGTCCAATTGCACTTCATCTCTCCAAGAACTGATGCTCCGAAACAATCGCATTCACATGCTAACCAAACATTTTCTCAGAGGAGCCTTTCAATTGAGGTACTTGGACCTCAGCTCAAACAAGATTGAAATAATTAAGAAATCTAGCTTCCCTGAAAATGTCATTAACAACCTGAAGATGCTGCTCTTGCACGGCAATCCTTTTAAGTGTAACTGTGAGGCTGTGTGGTTTGTCTGGTGGATCAATCAGACGCAGGTGACCATTCCTCTTCTGGCCACAGACGTCACTTGTGCTGGCCCAGGGGCACATAAGGGAAGGAGCGTGGTTTTCTTGGATCTGTACACCTGCGAGCTGGACACATCGTATTTGATCCTGTATGCTCTGTCAGCTTCAGCCATCCTTGCCTTAATGGTGTTCACAGTGATGAGCCATCTCTACTTCTGGGATGTGTGGTACAGCTACCATTACTGCACTGCCAGGCTGAAGGGCTATCGGCGCTTGTCTTCTCCAGACGCTTGCTTCGATGCCTTCATTGCCTACGACAGTGAGGACCCAGCTGTGAACGAGTGGGTGCTGCAAGAGCTGGTTGAAAGGCTGGAAAACCAAAAAGCCAGGCAGTTCAATTTATGCCTGGAAGGAAGGGACTGGCTCCCAGGACAGCCCGTCTTTGACAACCTTTCCCAGAGCATTCAGCTGAGCAAAAAGACCATATTTGTGCTGACCAACAGGTATATTAAAAGTGGCCGCTTCAAGACAACATTTTATATGGCTCATCAGCGGCTTCTGGATGAAAAAATGGACGTCATTATCTTGGTATTTCTTGAGAAGGTTTTGCAGAAGTCCCGCTATGTTCGTCTGAGGAAGAGGCTGTGCAGAAGTTCAGTCCTGGAATGGCCAACTAATCCTCAATCTCAGCCCTACTTCTGGCAGTGCCTGAAAAATGCCACAGCTACGAGCAATTCTCTGGCTTATAACAAGCTTCTCCAAGAAACTGTTTAG
- the LOC119706426 gene encoding toll-like receptor 7 isoform X2, translating into MVPCAKMSNALPFILLFIFPMLLSGAWFPKTLPCDVKSSEDTVTVDCTDRRITEVPRGIPGNATNLTLSINHIPHIYPTSFDRLENLQEIDFRCNCVPVKLGPKNHVCTSPLKIENGSFAALTRLKSLYLDANQLAEIPRGLPATLTLLSLEANHIFSIQKASFSELGNIEVLYLGQNCYYRNPCNVSFEIEETAFLELKKLTTLSLKSNNITQVPPNLSPTLKELYIYNNMIQEIQERDFSGLHNLEILDLSGNCPRCYDAPYPCIPCPKSSIQIHSKAFDSLENLRILRLHSNSLQSIPSSWFKNIKNLKELDLSQNFLMREIGDAQFLTFLPSLVQLDLSFNFELKVYSPFLNLSKTFSSLSNLETLRLKGYVFKELRAQDLRPLLGLRNLTMLDLGTNFIKVADMTVLEQFPALKFIDLSVNKISPSSGKSNFYGFCSNPGISVEQYNRQVQQELHYFRYDEYERSCRSKDIEASSYQSLVKEDCLNYGKTLDLSRNNVFFVNPSDFQGLSSLKCLNLSDNAISQTLNGSEFSYLSELKYLDFSNNRVDLLYQTAFKELKLLEILDLSNNKYYFMAEGVTHVLSFMKNLVHLRKLMMNENDISTTINTGMESQSLRILEFRGNRLDALWMDGNARYLSFFKNLTSLEELDISFNSLSFLPHSVFEEMPSSLKILNLTNNQLKSFIWGNLPSLKNLVTLDLSNNLLTNVPRELSNCTSSLQELMLRNNRIHMLTKHFLRGAFQLRYLDLSSNKIEIIKKSSFPENVINNLKMLLLHGNPFKCNCEAVWFVWWINQTQVTIPLLATDVTCAGPGAHKGRSVVFLDLYTCELDTSYLILYALSASAILALMVFTVMSHLYFWDVWYSYHYCTARLKGYRRLSSPDACFDAFIAYDSEDPAVNEWVLQELVERLENQKARQFNLCLEGRDWLPGQPVFDNLSQSIQLSKKTIFVLTNRYIKSGRFKTTFYMAHQRLLDEKMDVIILVFLEKVLQKSRYVRLRKRLCRSSVLEWPTNPQSQPYFWQCLKNATATSNSLAYNKLLQETV; encoded by the exons ATG GTACCTTGTGCAAAGATGTCAAATGCATTGCCATTTATCTTGCTCTTCATATTCCCAATGCTGCTGTCAGGGGCTTGGTTTCCCAAAACTTTACCCTGTGATGTTAAATCTTCAGAAGATACTGTGACAGTGGACTGCACCGACCGGCGCATTACAGAAGTCCCCAGAGGGATCCCTGGAAACGCTACCAACCTTACCCTGAGTATTAACCATATTCCCCACATCTACCCAACATCCTTTGATCGTCTTGAAAACCTCCAGGAGATTGACTTCAGATGCAACTGTGTACCTGTCAAACTGGGGCCCAAAAATCACGTGTGCACCAGCCCACTGAAAATTGAGAATGGCAGTTTTGCTGCCCTGACAAGACTGAAGTCATTGTATTTGGATGCAAACCAGCTGGCAGAAATACCTCGAGGTCTTCCTGCTACTTTAACCTTGCTGAGCCTGGAAGCAAACCATATCTTTTCTATCCAAAAAGCCAGCTTCTCAGAGCTAGGAAACATAGAGGTATTGTATCTTGGACAGAACTGTTACTATCGCAATCCATGCAATGTTTCCTTTGAAATTGAGGAAACAGCCTTCCTGGAGCTGAAAAAGTTGACAACGCTATCCCTGAAGTCCAACAACATAACACAAGTGCCACCCAATTTGTCACCTACTTTAAAGGAATTGTATATTTACAACAACATGATTCAAGAGATTCAAGAACGGGATTTCAGTGGGCTTCACAACCTAGAAATTCTCGACCTAAGTGGCAATTGCCCACGTTGCTATGATGCTCCATATCCTTGCATTCCCTGTCCTAAGAGCTCGATTCAGATACACTCAAAGGCTTTTGACTCCTTGGAAAATTTAAGGATTTTGCGGCTTCACAGTAACTCTCTTCAGAGCATACCCAGCAGCTGGTTTAAAAACATCAAGAATCTCAAAGAACTTGACCTCTCCCAAAATTTCCTCATGAGGGAGATTGGAGATGCTCAGTTCTTGACATTTCTCCCCAGCCTTGTGCAGCTTGATCTGTCCTTTAACTTTGAGCTGAAGGTGTATTCTCCCTTCTTGAATCTTTCTAAGacattttcctccctctctaACCTGGAAACCCTGAGGCTCAAGGGTTATGTCTTTAAAGAACTGAGGGCACAAGATCTACGTCCACTGCTCGGTCTTAGGAATCTAACCATGTTGGATCTCGGGACTAATTTTATTAAAGTTGCAGACATGACAGTGTTGGAACAATTCCCAGCTCTTAAGTTCATTGACCTCTCAGTGAATAAAATTTCTCCTTCTTCGGGGAAAAGCAACTTCTATGGATTTTGCTCTAATCCTGGCATTTCAGTCGAGCAATACAACAGGCAAGTACAACAAGAGTTGCATTATTTCAGGTATGATGAGTATGAACGAAGTTGCCGTTCCAAAGACATAGAGGCTTCTTCCTACCAATCTTTAGTTAAGGAAGATTGCCTTAACTATGGAAAAACTCTGGATTTAAGCagaaacaatgtattttttgttaacCCCTCAGACTTCCAGGGACTTAGCTCCCTCAAATGTCTCAACTTGTCAGATAATGCAATAAGTCAAACTTTAAATGGAAGTGAATTCTCTTACTTGTCTGAGTTGAAATATCTGGATTTTTCTAACAACAGGGTTGATTTACTTTACCAAACTGCTTTCAAAGAACTAAAACTCTTAGAAATTCTAGATCTGAGCAATAACAAATATTACTTTATGGCAGAAGGTGTTACTCATGTGCTTAGTTTTATGAAAAACCTAGTCCATTTGAGGAAGCTGATGATGAACGAGAATGACATTTCTACCACTATTAATACAGGAATGGAAAGTCAATCTCTTCGAATTTTAGAGTTCAGAGGAAATCGTTTAGATGCTTTATGGATGGATGGCAATGCTAGATATTTATCCTTCTTCAAGAATCTGACCAGCCTGGAAGAACTAGATATTTCCTTCAACTCACTCAGTTTTTTGCCTCATAGTGTGTTTGAAGAAATGCCTTCCAGTCTCAAGATCCTCAACTTAACTAATAATCAACTGAAGAGTTTTATCTGGGGAAACCTCCCCTCTCTGAAGAACCTAGTAACTCTAGACCTGAGCAATAACCTTCTGACTAATGTTCCCCGAGAACTGTCCAATTGCACTTCATCTCTCCAAGAACTGATGCTCCGAAACAATCGCATTCACATGCTAACCAAACATTTTCTCAGAGGAGCCTTTCAATTGAGGTACTTGGACCTCAGCTCAAACAAGATTGAAATAATTAAGAAATCTAGCTTCCCTGAAAATGTCATTAACAACCTGAAGATGCTGCTCTTGCACGGCAATCCTTTTAAGTGTAACTGTGAGGCTGTGTGGTTTGTCTGGTGGATCAATCAGACGCAGGTGACCATTCCTCTTCTGGCCACAGACGTCACTTGTGCTGGCCCAGGGGCACATAAGGGAAGGAGCGTGGTTTTCTTGGATCTGTACACCTGCGAGCTGGACACATCGTATTTGATCCTGTATGCTCTGTCAGCTTCAGCCATCCTTGCCTTAATGGTGTTCACAGTGATGAGCCATCTCTACTTCTGGGATGTGTGGTACAGCTACCATTACTGCACTGCCAGGCTGAAGGGCTATCGGCGCTTGTCTTCTCCAGACGCTTGCTTCGATGCCTTCATTGCCTACGACAGTGAGGACCCAGCTGTGAACGAGTGGGTGCTGCAAGAGCTGGTTGAAAGGCTGGAAAACCAAAAAGCCAGGCAGTTCAATTTATGCCTGGAAGGAAGGGACTGGCTCCCAGGACAGCCCGTCTTTGACAACCTTTCCCAGAGCATTCAGCTGAGCAAAAAGACCATATTTGTGCTGACCAACAGGTATATTAAAAGTGGCCGCTTCAAGACAACATTTTATATGGCTCATCAGCGGCTTCTGGATGAAAAAATGGACGTCATTATCTTGGTATTTCTTGAGAAGGTTTTGCAGAAGTCCCGCTATGTTCGTCTGAGGAAGAGGCTGTGCAGAAGTTCAGTCCTGGAATGGCCAACTAATCCTCAATCTCAGCCCTACTTCTGGCAGTGCCTGAAAAATGCCACAGCTACGAGCAATTCTCTGGCTTATAACAAGCTTCTCCAAGAAACTGTTTAG